The genomic DNA ACCAGGCGCTCGGGGCGCCTGCTTCCGAAGCGGAGATCGCCGCCACGGAAGCGGGCATGCACGTGGCCTTTCCCGGAGAACTGCGGGCTCTACTGGGGCTGCACAACGGGACGGAGTGGTGTGAGGTGGAGGGTGATGAGGAGGGCGAGCTGAACCCGGCCGCGTTCCTTCCGCATGGTGCGCTCTATTCCCTCGAGCAGATGCGGCAAGCGCACACTCTCTATGCGAATCCCGGACCGGGGATCGGCGACGCGGCGTTGCGCACCCGTGTGCCGTGGGCCGGGGACGACGACGGGTTCTACGGGCTGTACGTGGATACGGAGGGAGGGC from Streptomyces sp. MRC013 includes the following:
- a CDS encoding SMI1/KNR4 family protein — translated: MSEQDQVEVAFDRVGAWLRKHAPMSYQALGAPASEAEIAATEAGMHVAFPGELRALLGLHNGTEWCEVEGDEEGELNPAAFLPHGALYSLEQMRQAHTLYANPGPGIGDAALRTRVPWAGDDDGFYGLYVDTEGGQVGRFSNPPEFWPLPYGTITGYLTAVADCLESGHGPFAEDPHKVPGLAAGCLLWERPGGTAPASVEWVPVR